One Bacillota bacterium DNA window includes the following coding sequences:
- a CDS encoding metalloregulator ArsR/SmtB family transcription factor: MLLQAQSQAVVLKAKFFRGFADPSRLRILECLRGGPLTVAAIVEVTGLSQSNVSNHLACLHDCGLATRERQGRHVLYRLSDDRVGELLALAEALLADVAQGVYLCTRYGEGSGEREADHAG, translated from the coding sequence GTGCTCTTACAGGCGCAATCCCAGGCCGTCGTCCTCAAGGCGAAGTTCTTCCGGGGTTTTGCCGACCCGTCCCGCCTGCGGATCCTGGAGTGTCTGCGGGGAGGTCCGCTCACCGTCGCCGCCATCGTTGAGGTAACCGGCCTGAGCCAGTCGAACGTCTCCAACCACTTGGCCTGTCTTCATGACTGCGGCCTGGCGACCCGTGAGCGCCAGGGTCGCCACGTTCTGTACCGGCTGAGCGACGACCGGGTGGGTGAATTGCTGGCCCTGGCGGAGGCGTTGTTGGCCGATGTGGCCCAAGGGGTCTACCTCTGCACCCGTTACGGCGAGGGAAGCGGGGAGCGGGAGGCCGACCATGCCGGATGA